The nucleotide sequence TTTCCTCGACAACCTCGTGCTGATGTCCACCACGTTCCTGATCTCGATCCCGGTGTTCGTCACCGCGATCGTGCTCCAGATCGTCCTCGGTTCGGAACTGGGCATCATCGACGCGAGCGTGTCCGAGGACGCCACGATCGGCGAGCTGATCGTGCCAGGGATCGCGCTCGGCAGTCTTTCCATGGCCTACATAGCCCGGCTGACCAGAACGAGCATCGCGGAGAACCGGCACGCCGACTACGTCCGCACGGCCGTCGCGAAGGGGCAACCGCGCAGCCGGGTCGTCGGCGTGCACCTGCTCCGGAACTCGGTGATCCCGGTGCTGACCTTCATCGGCACCGACATCGGCGCGCTCATGGGCGGGGCCATCGTCACCGAAGGCGTGTTCAACATCAACGGCATCGGCGGGCTCATCTTCCGCGGTATCCAGAACCGGGAGGGCGCCACCGTCACCGGTGTCGTCGTCCTGCTGGTAGTGG is from Amycolatopsis lurida and encodes:
- a CDS encoding ABC transporter permease, translated to MSQYILRRLLQLIPVFFGTTFLIYALVWAVPGDPFAGKCGQVACPPAYIEMMTAKFNLDDSIFVQYFKYLGNLFTGDWGETFNGVSVGELIGNAYPVTVRLALIAVAIEAIIGLSAGILTGLRGKGFLDNLVLMSTTFLISIPVFVTAIVLQIVLGSELGIIDASVSEDATIGELIVPGIALGSLSMAYIARLTRTSIAENRHADYVRTAVAKGQPRSRVVGVHLLRNSVIPVLTFIGTDIGALMGGAIVTEGVFNINGIGGLIFRGIQNREGATVTGVVVLLVVVYLLVSLIVDLLYAVLDPRIRYD